One Natrinema marinum genomic window carries:
- a CDS encoding universal stress protein — MYHDILIPTDGRENTEEAIDEAIELAAETDATLHALYVVNSAAIAPGISFADLETIGRQAVDYVRDRALEAGVEHVEECVTHGLRGEAILGYAADHDIDLIVMGRHRELDHLIRGSVSKRVAEEATAQVLIVD, encoded by the coding sequence ATGTATCACGACATTCTCATCCCGACCGACGGCCGCGAGAACACCGAGGAGGCGATCGACGAAGCCATCGAACTCGCGGCCGAGACGGACGCGACGCTTCACGCCCTCTACGTGGTCAACTCCGCCGCGATCGCGCCGGGGATCAGCTTCGCCGACCTCGAGACGATCGGCCGGCAGGCGGTCGACTACGTCCGCGACCGCGCGCTCGAGGCCGGCGTCGAGCACGTCGAGGAGTGCGTGACCCACGGGCTTCGCGGCGAGGCGATCCTGGGGTACGCGGCCGACCACGATATCGATCTCATCGTAATGGGACGACACAGGGAACTCGACCACCTCATTCGCGGGAGCGTCTCGAAGCGAGTCGCCGAGGAGGCGACGGCGCAGGTGCTGATCGTCGACTGA
- a CDS encoding universal stress protein — MTDHIVIPVDGSEEATRAAKRGLELATVVDATVDVLHVVERKSLRLAASADEETRLRERGESILSEIEEIAASLGQPVTTALREGRPGVRIREYAAEADATLLVVGRQGATGLGKRLLGGVTEHLLHRSEVPVFVVPAGDAASTPATDYERVLVPTDGSENANRATERGATIASHCGAAVHVLNVVDLQSAGGLFSAGGLEAEFVDRLEARGTEAVDAAASAIAETASEVDVTTAVVRTTGGEGAAAGIRGYVADHDIDLIVMGSHGRSNVGRQLLGSVTSALLRTVDVPVLVVGRSA; from the coding sequence ATGACCGACCACATCGTCATCCCCGTCGACGGGAGCGAGGAGGCGACGCGGGCCGCGAAACGCGGCCTCGAACTGGCTACCGTCGTCGACGCGACCGTCGACGTGCTCCACGTCGTCGAGCGGAAATCCCTTCGGCTCGCGGCGTCGGCCGACGAAGAGACGCGGCTTCGAGAGCGCGGCGAGTCGATCCTCTCGGAGATCGAGGAGATCGCCGCGTCGCTCGGCCAGCCGGTGACGACGGCGCTTCGCGAGGGACGCCCCGGCGTCCGGATCCGCGAGTACGCGGCCGAGGCCGACGCGACGCTGCTCGTCGTCGGGCGACAGGGTGCGACGGGCCTCGGCAAGCGACTGCTCGGCGGCGTCACGGAGCACCTCCTCCACCGCAGCGAGGTTCCGGTGTTCGTCGTTCCGGCCGGTGACGCGGCGTCGACGCCCGCCACCGACTACGAGCGCGTCCTCGTACCGACCGACGGGAGCGAGAACGCAAACCGGGCCACCGAGCGCGGGGCGACGATCGCCAGCCACTGCGGTGCGGCCGTCCACGTCCTGAACGTCGTCGACCTCCAGAGCGCGGGCGGCCTGTTCAGCGCCGGCGGCCTCGAGGCCGAGTTCGTCGACCGCCTCGAGGCCCGCGGGACCGAGGCGGTCGACGCGGCCGCGAGCGCGATCGCCGAGACGGCGTCCGAGGTCGACGTTACGACAGCTGTCGTCCGGACGACCGGTGGCGAGGGTGCCGCCGCCGGTATCCGCGGATACGTCGCCGACCACGACATCGATCTGATCGTGATGGGGTCTCACGGCCGCTCGAACGTCGGGCGGCAACTGCTCGGCAGCGTGACCTCGGCCCTGCTGCGGACGGTCGACGTGCCCGTCCTCGTCGTCGGCCGGTCGGCGTAG
- a CDS encoding metal-dependent hydrolase, with product MMLPTHAFTGLVLALPIALAIPEFGTAALVAGFLGGVFPDLDMYVGHRKTLHYPVYFSALAVAVAPLALLAPTAATVAAAVFLLAAAVHSVTDVFGGGLELRPWEATSDRAVYDHYRGQWIAPYRWVRYDGAPEDLLLSVTLAVPLLLTLEGALRWVVAASLAVAVVYTAVRRLLPRIAEELFDGDVVSSLPTGVLAYVPARYLDD from the coding sequence ATGATGCTTCCGACCCACGCCTTCACCGGGCTCGTGCTCGCGCTCCCGATCGCGCTCGCGATACCGGAGTTCGGTACCGCGGCGCTCGTCGCGGGCTTTCTCGGCGGCGTCTTCCCGGACCTCGATATGTACGTCGGCCACCGGAAGACGCTGCACTACCCGGTGTACTTTTCGGCGCTCGCCGTCGCGGTCGCCCCGCTCGCCCTCCTCGCGCCGACGGCGGCAACGGTCGCCGCCGCCGTATTCTTGCTCGCCGCGGCCGTCCACAGCGTCACGGACGTCTTCGGCGGCGGCCTCGAGCTTCGTCCGTGGGAGGCGACCTCCGACCGGGCGGTCTACGACCACTACCGCGGGCAGTGGATCGCCCCCTACCGGTGGGTGCGCTACGACGGCGCGCCCGAGGACCTCCTGCTCTCGGTGACGCTTGCCGTCCCGCTGTTGCTCACCCTCGAGGGGGCGCTCCGGTGGGTCGTCGCCGCGTCGCTGGCCGTCGCGGTCGTCTACACCGCGGTGCGCCGGCTCCTTCCGCGGATCGCGGAGGAACTCTTCGACGGCGATGTCGTCTCGAGTCTCCCGACCGGCGTCCTCGCGTACGTGCCGGCCCGGTATCTAGACGACTGA
- a CDS encoding pyridoxamine 5'-phosphate oxidase family protein, with product MEHADYVYTTGMDDADLEERLRTGDHGVLALADGDDAYAVPLSYHYDGERFLLRVSDHGDAEKRQYLETTDTATFVCYDTTGDESWSIHIRGPVRQSDRDIDEGTLNEWFPPFHLFDEAVEDVEFVLYELEPAAVTGRETVD from the coding sequence ATGGAGCACGCCGACTACGTATACACGACGGGGATGGACGACGCCGACCTCGAGGAGCGACTGCGAACCGGCGACCACGGCGTCCTCGCGCTGGCCGACGGCGACGACGCGTACGCGGTTCCGCTGAGCTACCACTACGACGGCGAGCGGTTCCTGCTTCGCGTGAGCGACCACGGCGACGCCGAGAAGCGTCAATATCTGGAGACCACCGACACCGCCACGTTCGTCTGCTACGATACGACGGGGGACGAATCCTGGAGTATCCACATCCGCGGCCCCGTCCGCCAGTCGGACCGCGACATCGACGAGGGGACGCTCAACGAGTGGTTTCCGCCGTTTCACCTGTTCGACGAAGCGGTCGAAGACGTCGAGTTCGTCCTCTACGAACTCGAGCCGGCGGCGGTCACCGGTCGGGAGACGGTCGACTAA
- a CDS encoding TIGR00341 family protein — MRYLEITVPEGRQRAVIDILESEGIDYVVSDETSDRGYAAVIRFPLPTRAVEPVLDRLADAEIDDARVVVINAETVISREFDDLLSRYSRGGTGERTSRQVLRTKADELTPSFSIYVAMLVISAVVGTAGLLSDSPAVVVGSMVIAPLLGPALAANVGIVTADDHLRSTGFRYQLAGIVIVVGASIVLALLARLAGLEPAGVDIVVVAELEERVSPNLLSIAVALGAGVAGILSLTRGFSEAIVGVMIAAALIPPAAAVGITVGWGMYGAAVGAFVLVVVNILSINVAALATLWAIGYRPQGLFDLSPTRTQTITYATVFGVALLVLAAPLAGMTLLEIRTTQLQSTAEAEVTAVVDDTEYVAGEDSVEVVLNDDYPTRSIDSVVVTVTGHDPGPEPTLADRIYENISEHVSGSLVVEVRYVIADRLGTDTGERIVVHTTHSSDD; from the coding sequence ATGCGTTATCTCGAGATCACGGTTCCGGAGGGGCGGCAGCGGGCCGTCATCGATATCCTCGAGTCCGAGGGGATCGATTACGTCGTCAGCGACGAGACCAGCGACAGGGGCTACGCCGCGGTCATCCGGTTTCCGCTCCCGACACGCGCTGTCGAACCGGTCCTCGATCGCCTCGCCGACGCCGAGATCGATGACGCGCGCGTCGTCGTCATCAACGCCGAAACGGTCATCTCACGGGAATTTGACGACCTGCTCTCCCGGTACAGCCGCGGCGGGACGGGCGAGCGGACCTCGAGGCAGGTGCTACGGACGAAGGCCGACGAACTCACCCCTTCGTTTTCGATCTACGTCGCCATGCTGGTGATCAGCGCGGTCGTCGGTACGGCCGGTCTGCTGTCGGACTCGCCCGCGGTCGTCGTCGGCTCGATGGTCATCGCTCCGCTGCTCGGCCCCGCGCTGGCCGCCAACGTCGGTATCGTCACTGCCGACGACCACCTCCGGTCGACTGGATTTCGCTACCAACTCGCCGGCATCGTCATCGTCGTCGGTGCGTCGATCGTCCTCGCATTGCTCGCACGGCTGGCGGGTCTCGAGCCGGCGGGCGTCGACATCGTGGTCGTCGCCGAGCTGGAAGAGCGCGTCTCGCCGAACCTCCTGTCGATCGCCGTCGCGCTTGGCGCCGGCGTGGCCGGCATTCTGAGCCTCACGCGAGGGTTCTCGGAAGCGATCGTCGGGGTGATGATCGCGGCGGCGCTCATTCCGCCGGCGGCCGCCGTCGGAATCACGGTCGGGTGGGGGATGTACGGTGCCGCGGTCGGTGCATTCGTGCTGGTCGTCGTCAACATCCTATCGATCAACGTCGCGGCCCTGGCCACGCTGTGGGCCATCGGCTATCGGCCGCAGGGACTGTTCGACCTCTCGCCGACGCGGACGCAGACGATCACGTACGCGACGGTGTTCGGGGTCGCGTTGCTGGTGCTGGCCGCCCCGCTCGCCGGCATGACGCTGCTCGAGATCCGAACGACGCAGCTCCAGTCGACCGCAGAGGCGGAGGTCACCGCGGTCGTCGACGACACCGAGTACGTCGCGGGAGAGGATTCGGTCGAGGTAGTTCTGAACGACGACTACCCGACCAGATCGATCGACAGCGTCGTCGTCACGGTCACCGGACACGATCCCGGCCCGGAACCGACGCTCGCCGACCGGATCTATGAGAATATCTCCGAACACGTCTCGGGGTCGCTCGTCGTCGAGGTCCGGTACGTCATCGCCGATCGGCTCGGGACCGACACCGGCGAGCGAATCGTCGTCCACACTACCCACTCGTCCGATGATTAG
- a CDS encoding DUF7344 domain-containing protein yields the protein MSECQIVDSDGTVRRTCDVDEILSLLADAHRRTVVRTLDTAPKNWTHRESLLESLPTSEAMTADEWALELAHAHLPRLEDCGLVEYDAHSETVRYYECELVSAMLDSIERTTE from the coding sequence ATGAGCGAGTGCCAGATCGTCGATTCGGACGGTACCGTCCGGCGCACGTGCGACGTAGACGAGATCCTATCGCTGCTTGCCGACGCCCATCGCCGGACTGTCGTCCGAACCCTCGACACGGCGCCGAAAAACTGGACTCACCGCGAGTCGCTGCTCGAGTCGCTACCCACGAGCGAGGCGATGACCGCCGACGAGTGGGCGCTGGAACTCGCTCACGCCCACCTCCCGCGGCTCGAGGACTGCGGGCTCGTCGAGTACGACGCCCACAGCGAGACGGTTCGCTACTACGAGTGCGAACTCGTCTCTGCGATGCTCGACTCGATCGAGCGAACGACCGAGTGA
- a CDS encoding universal stress protein, whose translation MTFVVPFDGSELAEAALVRAVEYGAALEQEIVAVSVVPERKKYAREKGWIGEDEEYDVAAAVERLREQVQSLAPDATFEYERIREFPPEARLANRIERLVLEHDPSVVFLGSDNVGRVVTPLTSVGVHVAADESYDVFIVRQRHPPKLETIDAHEDFYEDADSPS comes from the coding sequence ATGACGTTCGTCGTTCCGTTCGACGGATCGGAGCTCGCGGAGGCCGCCCTCGTCAGGGCCGTCGAGTACGGCGCTGCCCTCGAGCAGGAGATCGTGGCCGTCTCTGTAGTCCCCGAACGAAAGAAATACGCGCGAGAGAAGGGCTGGATCGGCGAGGATGAAGAGTACGACGTCGCGGCCGCCGTCGAGCGGCTCCGGGAGCAGGTACAGTCGCTGGCTCCCGACGCGACGTTCGAGTACGAGCGGATCCGGGAGTTCCCCCCGGAAGCGCGGCTCGCGAACCGCATCGAGCGACTCGTCCTCGAGCACGATCCGAGCGTCGTCTTCCTCGGCAGCGACAACGTCGGCCGGGTCGTCACGCCGCTGACCAGCGTCGGCGTCCACGTCGCCGCCGACGAGTCCTACGACGTGTTCATCGTCCGCCAGCGCCACCCGCCGAAACTCGAGACGATCGACGCCCACGAGGACTTCTACGAGGATGCCGACTCGCCGTCGTAG
- a CDS encoding universal stress protein: MYETILIATDGSDSAERATDHALDLASRFDADLHALYVVDTQRYGGSMVSDADAITADLEERGRELLDDIASRADVDVTTEIRSGRPSQLIGEYADEIDAELVVIGNRGLGSGGEIGSTAERVVRYVDRPVITA; encoded by the coding sequence ATGTACGAGACGATCCTCATCGCAACGGACGGGAGCGATTCGGCCGAGCGAGCGACGGACCACGCACTCGATCTGGCGTCGAGGTTCGACGCCGACCTCCACGCGCTGTACGTCGTCGACACGCAGCGATACGGCGGGTCGATGGTGTCGGACGCGGACGCGATCACCGCGGACCTAGAAGAGCGCGGCCGAGAGCTGCTGGACGATATCGCATCGCGAGCCGACGTGGACGTGACGACCGAGATCCGAAGCGGTCGCCCCTCCCAGCTGATCGGCGAGTACGCCGACGAGATCGACGCGGAGCTGGTGGTCATCGGCAATCGCGGTCTCGGCTCCGGCGGCGAGATCGGGAGCACCGCCGAGCGGGTCGTCAGATACGTCGATCGGCCGGTAATCACGGCCTGA
- a CDS encoding NAD(P)/FAD-dependent oxidoreductase, giving the protein MNEDQSSVSSVRNVIIVGSGVAGLSAAVYAARADLEPLVLEGPEPGGQLTLTTDVENYLGFPEGVGGMELIQRGKAQAERFGAEFRHGTVERATLGERPFELEFSSGDAVRTRALIVATGASARWVGAENEDELMGYGLSTCATCDGAFHRGDDVLVIGGGDSAMEEALFLAKFADSVTIVHRRDELRASEVMARRARDHEKIEFRWNTELLEIHGSQAEGVTGATLASHPDGHPTEKLETGFEVEREDVAVGGIFYGVGHVPNTEFLADTAVDLEPSGHLRTLDGRTTETAVPGVFGAGDVMDPDYRQAITAAGTGSMAALDAESWLDERAAAEEQPAVAAELEADD; this is encoded by the coding sequence ATGAACGAGGACCAATCCAGCGTATCGTCCGTCCGTAACGTGATAATCGTCGGCTCTGGCGTGGCCGGCCTCTCGGCCGCGGTCTACGCCGCGCGAGCCGACCTCGAGCCGCTGGTGCTCGAGGGGCCGGAGCCGGGCGGCCAGCTCACGCTGACGACCGACGTGGAGAACTACCTCGGGTTCCCCGAGGGCGTCGGCGGCATGGAGCTGATCCAGCGTGGGAAAGCGCAAGCCGAGCGGTTCGGGGCCGAGTTCCGCCACGGCACCGTCGAGCGGGCGACGCTCGGCGAGCGGCCGTTCGAACTCGAGTTCTCGAGCGGCGACGCCGTACGGACGCGGGCGTTGATCGTCGCGACCGGCGCGAGCGCCCGCTGGGTCGGCGCCGAGAACGAAGACGAGTTGATGGGCTACGGCCTCTCGACGTGTGCAACTTGCGACGGCGCGTTCCACCGCGGCGACGACGTGCTCGTGATCGGCGGCGGCGACAGCGCGATGGAGGAGGCGCTCTTCCTCGCGAAGTTCGCCGACAGCGTGACGATCGTCCACCGGCGCGACGAACTGCGCGCCTCCGAGGTCATGGCACGGCGCGCCCGCGACCACGAGAAAATCGAGTTCCGCTGGAACACCGAGTTGCTCGAGATCCACGGCTCGCAGGCGGAGGGCGTCACCGGCGCGACGCTGGCCTCCCATCCCGACGGCCACCCCACCGAGAAGCTCGAGACGGGGTTCGAGGTCGAGCGCGAGGATGTCGCCGTCGGCGGGATCTTCTACGGCGTCGGCCACGTCCCGAACACGGAGTTCCTCGCCGACACCGCCGTCGACCTCGAGCCATCGGGCCACCTGCGAACGCTCGACGGGCGGACGACCGAGACCGCGGTCCCCGGCGTCTTCGGTGCCGGCGACGTGATGGACCCCGACTACCGGCAGGCGATCACCGCCGCGGGGACCGGCAGTATGGCCGCCCTCGACGCTGAATCATGGCTCGACGAGCGGGCGGCAGCCGAGGAGCAGCCGGCAGTCGCCGCGGAACTCGAGGCAGACGACTAG
- the trxA gene encoding thioredoxin produces the protein MATDAHRDAAGQSIDEPVYIEGKNHLDEVVDEHDVVLVDFYADWCGPCKMLEPVIDRLAGETEAVMAKVDVDANQQLAAAYGVRGVPTLALFADGEQVEQQTGALPADRLRSLIEGYTE, from the coding sequence ATGGCAACTGATGCACACCGCGACGCAGCCGGACAGTCGATCGACGAACCCGTCTACATCGAGGGGAAAAACCACCTCGACGAGGTCGTTGACGAGCACGACGTCGTCCTCGTCGACTTCTACGCGGACTGGTGTGGCCCCTGCAAGATGCTCGAGCCGGTCATCGACAGGCTGGCGGGCGAAACCGAGGCGGTGATGGCCAAAGTCGACGTCGACGCGAACCAGCAACTCGCGGCCGCGTACGGCGTACGGGGCGTTCCGACGCTCGCGCTGTTCGCGGACGGCGAGCAAGTCGAACAACAGACCGGCGCGCTGCCGGCGGACCGACTGCGGAGCCTGATCGAGGGATACACCGAATGA
- a CDS encoding DUF6920 family protein, with protein sequence MRLVPALLFALAVAALAAAARRFDGRIDDRVTALLESAEPHPDGAFTRDDLEDVPAPAARYFRTVLEEGQPYTQTVRLRQRGEFRLGGADGSWKRLEATQHVTTRPPGFVWDATIAVAPLLSVRVVDLYARGEGLLRARLRSAIPVASAGPSPEMNEGELVRYLAEAAWYPTALLPARGVEWEPIDDDDAARATLEHGGATASVVFHFDDRDEIERVTAERYRQEDESYAPWTGRFGDYEDRDGRRVPTEAEVEWNLEDGDLSYWRASVDAIEYDAPVLR encoded by the coding sequence ATGCGACTCGTTCCCGCACTCCTGTTCGCTCTCGCGGTCGCCGCGCTCGCGGCCGCCGCACGCCGCTTCGACGGACGGATCGACGACCGCGTGACCGCCCTCCTCGAGTCCGCCGAGCCCCATCCCGACGGTGCGTTCACGCGCGACGACCTCGAGGACGTGCCCGCGCCCGCGGCGCGATATTTTCGGACCGTGCTCGAGGAGGGACAGCCGTACACCCAAACGGTCCGCCTCCGCCAGCGCGGCGAGTTCCGCCTCGGCGGCGCGGACGGCTCGTGGAAGCGCCTCGAGGCGACCCAGCACGTCACGACGCGCCCGCCGGGCTTCGTCTGGGACGCGACGATCGCCGTCGCACCGCTACTGTCGGTTCGCGTCGTCGACCTGTACGCGCGCGGCGAGGGGCTGTTACGGGCGCGCCTTCGCTCGGCGATTCCCGTCGCGAGCGCCGGCCCGTCGCCCGAGATGAACGAGGGCGAACTGGTCCGTTACCTCGCCGAGGCAGCGTGGTATCCGACCGCCTTGCTGCCCGCTCGCGGCGTCGAGTGGGAGCCGATCGACGACGATGACGCCGCCCGGGCGACGCTCGAGCACGGCGGTGCGACGGCGTCGGTCGTGTTTCACTTCGACGACCGCGACGAGATCGAGCGGGTGACGGCCGAGCGCTACCGGCAGGAAGACGAGTCGTACGCGCCGTGGACCGGACGCTTCGGCGACTACGAGGACCGCGACGGACGACGGGTGCCGACCGAGGCGGAAGTCGAGTGGAATCTCGAGGACGGCGACCTGTCGTACTGGCGAGCCAGCGTGGACGCGATCGAGTACGACGCGCCCGTTCTCCGATGA
- a CDS encoding rubrerythrin-like domain-containing protein, with amino-acid sequence MVEEKHPDNLYECIRCGRRVKAHHTTACSNCGGEMQNLSNVRE; translated from the coding sequence ATGGTCGAAGAGAAACATCCCGACAACCTGTATGAATGTATACGATGCGGTAGGAGAGTGAAGGCACACCACACGACAGCGTGCTCGAACTGCGGCGGGGAGATGCAAAACCTCAGCAACGTCAGGGAGTAG
- a CDS encoding helix-turn-helix domain-containing protein encodes MADSMAEQLQQDMECEGLLECIHGLKQLDKDCFRVLVDSGEPLTIDEVADRVDRERSTAYRAIQRLLQSGFIQKEQINYDQGGYYHVYRPTDPTQIANDMQRMLNDWYAKMGQLIQEFEDKYEQPDESAATVEG; translated from the coding sequence ATGGCAGATTCAATGGCGGAACAACTCCAGCAGGATATGGAGTGCGAAGGGCTGCTGGAGTGTATCCACGGCCTCAAACAGCTCGACAAGGACTGCTTTCGGGTGCTGGTTGACAGCGGCGAGCCGCTGACGATCGACGAGGTCGCCGACCGGGTCGACCGGGAGCGCTCGACCGCCTACCGAGCGATCCAGCGACTGCTCCAGAGCGGCTTCATCCAGAAAGAACAGATCAACTACGATCAGGGCGGCTACTACCACGTCTACCGGCCGACGGACCCGACTCAGATCGCAAACGACATGCAGCGGATGCTAAACGACTGGTACGCGAAGATGGGCCAGCTCATTCAGGAGTTCGAGGATAAGTACGAACAGCCCGACGAAAGCGCGGCGACTGTCGAAGGGTAA
- a CDS encoding sulfite exporter TauE/SafE family protein: MELFGIGLPLLALFVGFGFMIGVLFGFFGMGGSFLVTPALLVMGYPARVAVGSGMAFVFGTAVIATLKHHDLGQVDYKLGGLMVVGTSIGIEVGRIGVFHLEELGLASGVIGVTYVVLLGAIGLFVTRNALRDDGDDGGGHHDPDAEIDPDAIPDIAKTIQSYRIPPMMTITGGLQVSLWMVLGVAFATGLLSGFLGVGGGFIRMPALFYLIGVPVPVAVGTDLFEIVISGGIGSYLYGMEGGVDLAIVAPLLAGSALGARIGSAATSIADEGDIKIYFGLMLLGGSVAVAFRQAGNYLGIEALSTVSFALIMLSALLVSGAVIYSTITTMRAEPDAAPRAAD; this comes from the coding sequence ATGGAACTGTTCGGTATCGGACTGCCCCTGCTCGCGCTGTTCGTGGGCTTTGGCTTCATGATCGGCGTGCTGTTCGGGTTCTTCGGAATGGGCGGCTCGTTCCTCGTCACGCCCGCGTTGCTCGTGATGGGGTATCCCGCTCGGGTCGCCGTCGGTAGCGGGATGGCGTTCGTCTTCGGGACGGCCGTGATCGCGACGCTGAAACATCACGACCTCGGGCAGGTCGACTACAAGCTCGGCGGGCTGATGGTCGTCGGCACCTCGATCGGGATCGAGGTCGGCCGGATCGGCGTGTTCCACCTCGAGGAACTGGGCCTCGCCAGCGGGGTCATCGGCGTCACCTACGTCGTCCTGCTCGGTGCGATCGGCCTGTTCGTCACGCGCAACGCGCTCAGAGACGACGGCGACGACGGCGGCGGTCACCACGATCCGGACGCGGAGATCGATCCCGACGCGATCCCCGACATCGCCAAGACGATCCAGTCGTACCGAATTCCGCCGATGATGACGATCACGGGCGGGCTGCAGGTCTCGCTGTGGATGGTCCTCGGCGTCGCGTTCGCGACCGGCCTGCTGTCGGGATTCCTCGGCGTCGGCGGCGGATTCATCCGCATGCCCGCGCTGTTCTACCTGATCGGGGTGCCGGTTCCCGTCGCGGTCGGGACCGACCTCTTCGAGATCGTCATCTCGGGCGGGATCGGCTCGTACCTCTACGGGATGGAAGGCGGCGTCGACCTCGCGATCGTCGCGCCGCTTTTGGCCGGGAGCGCCCTCGGCGCTCGCATCGGCTCGGCGGCGACCAGCATCGCCGACGAGGGCGACATCAAGATCTACTTCGGGCTAATGTTGCTGGGCGGCTCGGTCGCGGTCGCATTCCGACAGGCCGGGAACTACCTCGGAATCGAGGCGCTGAGCACGGTCAGCTTCGCGCTGATCATGCTCTCTGCGCTGTTGGTCAGCGGAGCCGTGATCTACAGCACGATCACCACCATGCGCGCCGAACCCGACGCCGCTCCCCGAGCCGCGGACTGA
- a CDS encoding DUF7512 family protein, with the protein MIDFATLATPVQAGALVGTVLTEAVVLYAGYGALERVAGPHLVGVIADR; encoded by the coding sequence ATGATCGACTTCGCAACCCTCGCGACGCCGGTACAGGCGGGCGCGCTCGTCGGCACCGTCCTCACCGAGGCGGTCGTCCTCTACGCCGGCTACGGCGCGCTCGAGCGAGTCGCGGGCCCGCACCTCGTCGGGGTGATCGCGGACCGATGA
- a CDS encoding universal stress protein, whose product MKAVYATDLSAASEATIRNETCLECLERIGVEEVHLVTVIPSNVHVGMPGMDFEKRRAEALERYRRVIEDAGFDVETHVVRGTPHRRITGLAETIGAGLTIVGSRGKSPLENRVIGSTARNLARTTVTPLLVNRIERETEEPAVREAHLFRRVLYATDFSENADRAFEAFSYLRHATREATLVHVRTPKDPDLPDEDDAEERLAALADRLEEWEIETRTEIREGDPADEILAAEADHEPTTTLVGSRGHSRLRRLLLGSVSEDIVARADGNVLLVPPPRTA is encoded by the coding sequence ATGAAGGCAGTGTACGCGACCGACCTGTCGGCGGCCAGTGAAGCGACCATTCGAAACGAAACGTGTCTCGAGTGTCTCGAGCGGATCGGGGTCGAGGAGGTCCACCTCGTGACGGTCATTCCGTCGAACGTCCACGTCGGCATGCCGGGAATGGACTTCGAGAAGCGACGTGCGGAGGCGCTCGAGCGCTATCGCCGCGTCATCGAGGACGCAGGGTTCGACGTGGAGACCCACGTCGTGCGAGGGACGCCCCACCGACGCATCACCGGGCTCGCCGAAACGATCGGCGCGGGCCTGACGATCGTCGGCTCGCGCGGGAAGAGCCCGCTCGAGAACCGGGTCATCGGCTCGACCGCTCGCAATCTCGCGCGAACGACGGTGACGCCGCTGTTGGTCAACCGGATCGAGCGCGAGACCGAAGAGCCGGCCGTCCGCGAGGCCCACCTGTTCCGGCGGGTACTGTACGCGACGGACTTCTCCGAGAACGCCGACCGGGCGTTCGAGGCGTTCTCGTACCTTCGCCACGCGACTCGGGAAGCCACGCTGGTTCACGTCCGAACGCCGAAGGACCCGGACCTGCCGGACGAAGACGACGCCGAGGAGCGACTGGCGGCGCTCGCGGATCGACTCGAGGAGTGGGAGATCGAGACGCGAACCGAGATCCGCGAGGGCGATCCGGCCGACGAGATCCTCGCCGCGGAGGCCGACCACGAGCCGACGACGACCCTCGTGGGCTCGCGCGGCCACAGCAGGCTCCGCCGCCTGCTGCTCGGCAGCGTCTCCGAAGACATCGTCGCTCGAGCCGACGGGAACGTGTTGCTCGTCCCGCCGCCGCGGACGGCCTAA
- a CDS encoding helix-turn-helix domain-containing protein: MLVGPDVSVAGIELATPNPVPIIASIDDRDDVRDLELLWKHDDTALLQVETADPSVLRPMQRAGVPVETPFVVEDGVVTWELTTSADRLSTLGTLLEESDIGYRLESVHDVTGRTDRLLTDRQREVFLTAVDEGYYDVPRAATLTEVAAHLEISKSTCSDILHRAEGKIAHWFADERIGRGSDDR, encoded by the coding sequence GTGCTGGTGGGGCCCGATGTCAGCGTCGCCGGTATCGAATTGGCGACGCCGAACCCCGTCCCGATCATCGCCAGCATCGACGACCGTGACGACGTCCGCGACCTGGAACTGCTGTGGAAACACGACGACACCGCGCTCCTCCAGGTCGAAACGGCGGACCCGTCCGTACTCCGCCCGATGCAGCGAGCGGGCGTCCCGGTCGAGACCCCGTTCGTCGTCGAGGACGGCGTCGTCACGTGGGAGTTGACCACGAGCGCCGACCGACTGTCCACGCTCGGGACCCTCTTGGAGGAAAGCGACATCGGCTATCGCCTCGAGTCCGTCCACGACGTCACCGGTCGGACGGACCGCCTGTTGACCGACCGGCAACGAGAGGTGTTCCTGACCGCCGTCGACGAGGGGTACTACGACGTTCCGCGCGCGGCGACGCTCACGGAGGTCGCCGCTCACCTCGAGATTTCGAAGTCAACGTGCAGCGATATTTTACACCGCGCAGAGGGGAAGATCGCGCACTGGTTCGCCGACGAGCGCATCGGACGGGGATCCGACGACCGGTGA